Proteins encoded within one genomic window of Vanrija pseudolonga chromosome 3, complete sequence:
- the pso2 gene encoding DNA cross-link repair protein pso2/snm1 has product MGPKKRPKTDRPKLSSWSWSTPSKQHTASPAVDEDDDDDEIQVLEAWPPPQQQASSSKRPRTASASPGSAPKPDVWEEDTTEGMGMDTDEEVVELETMGGFDACPICSESLRSMSREVAEQHVNACLDAPQPKPKPKAPAPAPERTPRPITAMSHGLTLSPRPSPSPAPPDGKPNAFSVLMNSHKEKEQWKEGESAELRDANGRRNGPRKAPFYKVLTGMPIAVDAFCYGAIPGVTAYFLTHAHSDHYTNLTGRWRHGPIYCSQTTANLVIHMLGVERQWVVKYEIPNTGGVKVTTIEANHCPGSSVFLFEGPQTIHSGDSTFKSPYVGSKRTFRYLHCGDFRACPKHVLHPAVARAKVDTVYLDTTYLNPQYCFPPQPLVIEACAALAKKVVLGESVGGSSEDIKPDVSDGAEDLGDTLDGIGEDPNYDAEDVKPDIDVKPDIKPDVKLHPAAQAFELQERSVAMMEGWLVKKEANGDIKPATERQGKTLVLIGTYNIGKERIVKGADTLPDINFVIKRDQGRGFSDVSLKPIRGSSRQFMMFGPQASAMDPSILGVGIFRKRRASMEPVDPPPPAKTPPPRMSPSKAAPAPYDTPPADGRSALLELPDEVLVQVFASLPLADLSQSFRVRCGSTLGFPLTPPQLCKQINEVLTDSAAITLQVTLLANRLSINPNAVRARPDLLAQRPLTSAEMLATLRDKLERFRTLSPASTAVVRLKEGEGSLYEYLEGVLLRTKDGHGRKSNELAVYDLRDADTSMAQKAGRGDGEGEKEAVAEVEEEEEEEPEVVDHEDALADADGWTDVESVAANELDVRREHRFGFAIYELAVDPGQDLLVLVELKNTGRVTAPSANIFLNTGGRSIFNMSLHLYSLSTFEPHPLAAQPVLEVPVDLYQTQIHLDFQICDDGLFVMSRRSRGVRDTLVGFQWTSGRVVMALQSAPTQSFTSFVLLSPSSFVIPTIVQRIDASLGRITDLQDVSDITFTYTLDLYTFPSFAQVPLEELPQTPHIPTLATMVKLPDFDYDLIREIAPPMTSIRTDPPPRHQYASYPLHAPPPFRPDPESGIAIIEIQTGVASEARYVMVMQKASLLNRLPAHQPPAGTQPTVVPWDAISPELRVFGPDVDPTAWVCYVYQNRYVMMVADDEDEDANELLLYDFDPIHVRRERLDRLRQHPELSDDELEGEHDGVELVLTETRISAPDGVRHDLYCGSKLPYLVVRKPASDSNVALIDGERILTMTVGVGSSGPADVQHDRFSRTEEEMVEVWQM; this is encoded by the exons ATGGGGCCAAAGAAGCGCCCAAAGACGGACCGCCCAAAGCTGTCATCATGGAGCTGGAGCACGCCGTCAAAGCAGCACACCGCGAGCCCGGCCGtggacgaagacgacgacgacgacgagatccaGGTCCTCGAGGCGTGGCCACCTCCTCAGCAACAAGCGAGCTCGTCCAAGCGCCCACGGACGGCATCAGCTTCCCCCGGGTCGGCTCCCAAGCCCGATGTATGGGAGGAAGACACGACCGAGGGCATGGGCATggacacggacgaggaggtcgtcgagctggaaACAATGGGCGGGTTCGACGCCTGTCCGATCTGCAGCGAGTCGCTACGCTCCATGTCGAGGGAG gtcgccgagcagcacgtCAACGCGTGCCTTGACGCACCACAGCCCAAACCAAAGCCAAaggccccagccccagccccagaACGTACCCCCCGCCCCATCACCGCCATGAGCCACGGGCTCACCCTCTCGCCACGCCCCTCGCCTTCTCCTGCACCGCCAGACGGCAAGCCCAACGCGTTCTCGGTGCTCATGAACAGTCATAAAGAGAAGGAGCAGTGgaaggagggcgagagcgccgagctgcgcgatgCCAATGGACGGCGAAACGGCCCGAGGAAGGCGCCGTTCTACAAG GTCCTCACGGGTATGCCtatcgccgtcgacgcgttcTGCTATGGCGCCATCCCAGGCGTCACGGCGTACTTCCTCAC TCATGCGCACTCAGACCACTACACCAACCTCACTGGACGGTGGCGTCACGGCCCGATATACTGCTCCCAGACGACGGCCAACCTCGTCATTCACATGctgggcgtcgagcggcagTGGGTGGTGA AGTACGAGATTCCTAATACGGGCGGTGTCAAGGTGACCACCATCGAGGCGAACCACT GCCCTGGATCGTCCGTGTTTCTCTTCGAAGGACCGCAGACCATCCACTCGGGCGACTCGACGTTCAAGAGCCCTTATGTCGGGAGCAAGAGGACGTTCAGGTATCTCCACTGCGGCGACTTTAGGGC GTGCCCAAAGCATGTTCTTCATCCTGCTGTGGCGAGGGCCAAAGTCGATACAGTCTACCTAGACACGACATACCTCAACCCACAGTACTGCTTCCCACCGCAGCCACTGGTCATCGAGGCGTGCGCCGCTTTGGCCAAGAAGGTTGTGCTGGGGGAGAGCGTCGGAGGCTCGTCCGAGGACATCAAGCCGGACGTCAGTGATGGCGCGGAAGATCTCGGCGACACCTTGGACGGCATTGGGGAGGACCCAAAttacgacgccgaggacgtcaaACCTGACATCGATGTCAAGCCAGATATCAAGCCTGACGTCAAGCTCCACCCCGCTGCCCAAGCCTTCGAACTGCAGGAGCGCTCTGTGGCTATGATGGAGGGCTGGCtggtcaagaaggaggccaaTGGTGACATAAAGCCCGCTACGGAGCGGCAGGGCAAGACGCTCGTGCTGATCGGCACGTACAATATTGGCAAGGAACGCATCGTGAAAG GAGCCGACACCCTCCCGGACATCAACTTTGTTATCAAACGCGACCAGGGACGCGGGTTCAGCGACGTGTCGCTCAAGCCTATCCGCGGGAGCTCTCGCCAGTTCATGATGTTTG GCCCTCAAGCGTCAGCAATGGACCCGAGCATCCTCGGAGTCGGCATCTTCCGCAAGCGCAGAGCGTCAATGGAGCCCGTGgaccccccaccaccagccaagaccccgccgccccgcatGTCCCCGAGCAaggcagcgccagcgccgtacgacacgccgcccgcgGACGGGCGGAGCGCACTGCTTGAGCTGCCtgacgaggtgctcgtgcAGGTCTTTGCCTCTCTGCCGCTTGCCGACCTGTCCCAGAGCTTTAGGGTGCGCTGCGGCTCCACCCTTGGTTTCCCACTGACGCCCCCGCAGCTGTGCAAGCAGATCAACGAGGTGCTCACCGACTCTGCGGCGATCACATTGCAGGTTACGCTGCTTGCCAACCGGCTCTCGATCAACCCGAAcgctgtgcgcgcgcggcccgaCCTGCTGGCCCAGCGGCCGCTCACGTCGGCCGAGatgctcgcgacgctgcgcgacAAGCTCGAACGCTTCCGTACCCTctcgccggcgagcacggccgtcgTGCGCCTCAAAGAGGGCGAGGGAAGCCTGTACGAGTACCTCGAAGGTGTGCTCCTGCGCACCAAGGACGGGCACGGGCGCAAGAGCAACGAGCTGGCGGTTTACGATCTGCGCGACGCGGACACTAGCATGGCGCAGAAGGCTGGGCGTGGGGATGGGGAAGGGGAGAAGGAGGCGGTGGCAGAGGtggaagaagaggaggaggaggagcccgaggtcgtcgaccatgaagacgcgctcgccgacgcagaCGGCTGGACCGACGTCGAGAGCGTCGCGGCCAACGAGCTGGACGTGAGACGTGAGCACCGGTTCGGGTTTGCGATTTACGAACTGGCCGTCGACCCGGGCCAGGACCTGCTGGTTCTTGTGGAGCTCAA GAACACTGGCCGCGTGACGGCTCCCAGCGCCAACATCTTCCTCAATACCGGCGGCAGATCCATCTTCAACATGTCACTGCACCTGTACTCGCTGAGCACGTTTGAACCccacccgctcgcggcgcagccggTACTCGAAGTCCCGGTGGACCTGTACCAGACGCAGATCCACCTCGACTTCCAGATCTGCGATGACGGCCTGTTTGTCATGTCCCGCCGCAGCCGGGGCGTGCGGGACACGCTCGTCGGGTTCCAGTGGACGAGCGGCAGAGTCGTCATGGCGCTccagtcggcgccgacgcagtCGTTCACGTCGTTTGTGCTGCTTTCCCCTTCGTCGTTTGTCATCCCGACAATCGTGCAGCGCATCGACGCCAGCCTCGGACGCATCACCGACCTCCAGGACGTGTCCGACATCACCTTCACGTACACACTCGACCTGTACACCTTCCCGTCGTTTGCCCAGGtgccgctcgaggagctcccACAGACCCCGCACATCCCCACGCTGGCGACCATGGTCAAGCTCCCAGACTTTGACTACGATCTCATCCGCGAGATTGCGCCACCAATGACCTCGATCCGCACCGACCCGCCCCCACGTCACCAGTACGCAAGCTACCcgctgcacgcgccgccgccgttccgCCCCGACCCGGAGAGCGGTATCGCCATTATCGAGATCCAGACGGGTGTAGCATCAGAAGCGCGCTACGTCATGGTCATGCAGAAGGCGTCGCTGCTGAACCGGCTGCCGGCCCACCAGCCCCCAGCAGGAACGCAGCCGACCGTCGTGCCGTGGGACGCGATCtcgcccgagctgcgcgtgTTCGGCCCAGATGTCGACCCCACTG CGTGGGTGTGTTATGTTTACCAGAACCGCTACGTGATGATGGTCGCGGAtgatgaagacgaggacgccaACGAGCTCCTACTGTACGACTTTGATCCGATCCacgtgcgccgcgagcggctcgaccgcctgcgccagcaccccgagctcagcgacgacgagctcgagggcgagcacgacggcgtcgagctcgtgctaACCGAGACGAGGATCTCCGCGCCAGATGGTGTGCGGCACGACCTCTACTGCGGCTCCAAGCTTCCGTACCTCGTTGTCCGCAAGCCGGCGAGCGACTCGAACGTTGCGCTCATTGACGGCGAGCGGATTCTTACCATGACGGTGGGTGTGGGTTCTAGTGGCCCCGCTGACGTGCAGCACGACCGTTTCTCGAGaaccgaggaggagatggtcGAGGTGTGGCAGATGTAG
- the priA_4 gene encoding Protein priA, whose amino-acid sequence MLKATFILALVASASAYDAFGDNAYPAAGGGRHHAQLREPAAAGLGIWDEGNDFGLGLRYATGHSAPPPPPPQPAAPHAASTDGNVQWGRARACAGSLLALLTGNPITLNECMSPSRPAPRRQRVCEAGLEGCGALCIDPTVTSCELEADMLVPAPKRGRKSGLDACPRGHKVCTLRTLDIGCVDTSSDVGACGGCPEVDGVDCTGIEGVLDTECAAGQCRALSCLDGWELAGDECVYLGPL is encoded by the exons ATGCTCAAAGCAACCTTCATCCTCGCGCTggtcgcctccgcctcggcctaTGACGCGTTCGGCGACAACGCCTACCCCGCTGCTGGTGGAGGCCGGCACCACGCTCAGTTGCGCGAGCCAGCAGCTGCCGGGCTCGGCATCTGGGACGAGGGGAACGACTTTGGACTCGGTCTTCGCTAC GCCACCGGCCactcggcaccaccaccaccaccaccacaacctgCCGCTCCacacgccgcctccaccgacGGCAACGTCCAGtggggtcgcgcgcgcgcatgcgcCGGTAGCCTGCTGGCACTGTTGACTGGGAAC CCGATCACGCTCAACGAGTGTatgtcgccctcgcgccccgcgccaAGAAGGCAACGGGTGTGCGAGGCGGGCCTGGAGGGATGCGGGGCGCTGTGTATCGACCCAACAGTGACGAGCTGCGAGCTAGAGGCCGACATGCTCGTGCCTGCCCCGAAGCGTGGGCGCAAGAGCGGGCTCGACGCCTGCCCCCGCGGCCACAAGGTGTGCACCCTCCGCACACTCGACATCGGCTGCGTCGATACCTCGTCCGACGTgggcgcgtgcggcggctgtcccgaggtcgacggcgtcgactgcACCGGCATCGAGGGCGTGCTGGACACCGAGTGCGCCGCGGGCCAGTGCCGCGCGCTGAGCTGCCTCGACGGGTGGGagctcgcgggcgacgagtgTGTCTACCTCGGCCCCTTGtag
- the pntB gene encoding NAD(P) transhydrogenase subunit beta: MNRSLANVIFGGIAPTTTTTGDSTKGLEVTKTSVDEVVDMLQNAETVVIVPGYGMAVAKAQYSIGEIVAALRAKGVQVRFGIHPVAGRMPGQCNVLLAEAGVPYDLVLEMDEINDDFKTTDVVLVIGANDTVNPIALEPGSPIAGMPVLSVWNAKNVVVMKRGMAAGYAEVPNPLFYYPNTKMLFGDARSTCEGLNRAISSSSH; encoded by the exons ATGAACCGGTCCCTCGCGAATGTTATCTTCGGTGGTATcgccccgacgacgactacgactgGCG ACTCGACCAAGGGCCTCGAAGTCACCAAGACGAGCGTCGATGAAGTGGTGGACATGCTGCAGAACGCCGAGACGGTGGTCATCGTTCCAGGCTACGGAATGGCCGTCGCGAAGGCTCAGTACTCCATCGGCGAgatcgtcgccgcgctgcgagCAAAGGGTGTTCAGGTGCGGTTCGGCATCCACCCAGTGGCTGGCCGCATGCCTGGCCAGTGCAATGTCCTCCTGGCCGAAGCTGGTGTGCCCTATGATC TCGTTctcgagatggacgagatcAACGACGACTTCAAGACCACGGACGTGGTGCTCGTCATTGGCGCCAACGACACTGTGAACCccatcgccctcgagccAGGCTCGCCAATCGCGGGCATGCCCGTTCTGTCAGTATGGAACGCAAAGAACGTGGTGGTGATGAAGCGCGGCATGGCGGCTGGGTACGCTGAAGTACCCAATCCGCTCTTCTACTACCCCAACACCAAGATGCTCTTTGGTGATGCGCGGTCAACGTGCGAGGGTCTCAACAGAGCCATCTCAAGTTCGTCCCATTGA
- the pntB gene encoding NAD(P) transhydrogenase, mitochondrial, with protein sequence MSLRLSLNALVACSGRHHHGGLLTKTTRTTAVKARYVIARFNSSIVDPPTQPAPQLPTPGPGVPYDTLTVGVPRETSDKEARAALTPAGVATLIKAGFKKVLIEPGTGAAANFPDAAYVDAGATLSEEGIGKGSAFDSDVVLKVRPPTSAQVQAMHSGQTLISFLHPGVNTGLTEELRYHNITSFAMDAVPRISRAQMFDALSSMANTAGYKAVLEAANEFGRFFTGQTTAAGRIPPAKVLVIGAGVAGLSAITTAKRMGAIVRGFDTRPVVKEQIESLGAEFLTVDIEEDGSGQGGYAKEMSKAFLDAEMALFAQQAADVDIIVTTALIPGKPAPKLITKEHIAAMKPGSVVVDLAGEAGGNCELTKPGEKIVTPNGVTILGYTDLPSRLPAQSSTLYSNNITKFFLSIGGKGEYKIDLEDEVVRGSIVTYQGKLMWPAPPIIRQPALAPAKPAPPKPLPKPEEIASINPWQKAVRQVTGTSVAVGSTLALGKVTSPAFMSLIGTMGLAGLAGFTAVWRVTPALHSPLMSVTNALSGLVGVGGLFAIGGGFMPETLPQWLGAASVLLANLNVFGGFLITKRMLDLFRRPGDPPDYGWLWAAPAALFAAGLVWAYSTGEAGLTTAGYTVATFLSIGALTGLSSQTTARFGNTLGILGVFIGLLTAVLSVHFTKEQLGQLAALTVIGGGAGLLIGRRVSPMALPQTVAALHSVVGLAAVLTSVACVLDPHAHGDVNTLYLTTAFLGVLIGGVTFTGSLVAYGKLAGRLSSKPLRLPGRHLINTSLLAANTATFGAFLTLGPASPAIAAACLAGNTLLSFIGGYTTSAAIGGADMPVLVTVLNAYSGFALVAEGFMLDNMLLTSVGSLIGASGSILSYIMCKAMNRSLANVIFGGIAPTTTTTGDSTKGLEVTKTSVDEVVDMLQNAETVVIVPGYGMAVAKAQYSIGEIVAALRAKGVQVRFGIHPVAGRMPGQCNVLLAEAGVPYDLVLEMDEINDDFKTTDVVLVIGANDTVNPIALEPGSPIAGMPVLSVWNAKNVVVMKRGMAAGYAEVPNPLFYYPNTKMLFGDARSTCEGLNRAISSSSH encoded by the exons ATGTCGCTACGTCTATCGCTGAACGCTCTCGTGGCGTGCAGTGGTCGCCATCACCATGGTGGCCTCTTGACCAAAACGACAAGGACAACGGCCGTGAAGGCGCGTTACGTCATTGCTCGGTTCAACTCGTCCATTGTCGACCCCCCAACTCAACCTGCACCCCAACTCCCAACCCCGGGCCCAGGCGTACCCTACGACACGCTCACTGTCGGTGTCCCGCGCGAGACATCAGACAAGGAagcacgcgcggcgctcacCCCTGCGGGCGTCGCGACCCTCATCAAGGCCGGGTTCAAGAAGGTCCTCATCGAGCCCGGaactggcgcggcggccaactTTCCGGACGCCGCCTACGTTGATGCTGGAGCCACCTTGTCAGAGGAGGGCATCGGCAAGGGCTCTGCGTTCGACTCGGATGTCGTCCTCAAGGTCAGACCTCCCACGTCGGCGCAAGTGCAGGCGATGCACTCTGGCCAGACGCTCATCTCGTTCCTCCACCCTGGCGTCAACACTGGCCTCACTGAAGAACTCCGCTACCACAATATCACCAGCTTTGCAATGGACGCCGTACCCCGTATCTCGCGTGCCCAGATGTTTGACGCGCTGAGCAGCATGGCCAACACGGCCGGCTACAaggccgtcctcgaggccgcaAACGAGTTTGGCCGTTTCTTCACCGGGCAAACCACGGCCGCGGGGCGGATCCCGCCGGCAAAGGTTCTG GTTATCGGAGCTGGTGTTGCTGGTCTTTCGGCTATCACCACCGCTAAGCGTATGGGTGCGATTGTGCGCGGTTTCGACACGCGTCCAGTTGTCAAGGAGCAAATCGAAagtctcggcgccgagttcCTCACGGTCGACATTGAGGAGGACGGTAGCGGACAGGGAGGATACGCCAAGGAGATGAGCAAG GCTTTCCTCGACGCAGAGATGGCACTGTTCGCCCAGCAGGCTGCTGATGTCGACATTATCGTCACGACGGCCTTGATCC CCGGAAAGCCTGCCCCCAAGCTGATTACCAAGGAGCACATTGCGGCCATGAAGC CTGGCtccgttgtcgtcgacctcgctggcgaggcgggcggcaacTGCGAGCTGACCAAGCCCGGCGAGAAGATCGTCACACCGAATGGTGTCACCATCCTTGGCTACACG GACCTCCCGTCTCGTCTGCCTGCCCAAAGCTCCACTCTCTACTCGAACAACATCACAAAG TTCTTCCTGTCGATTGGAGGGAAGGGCGAGTACAAGATTGACCTGGAGGATGAGGTCGTCCGCGGCTCCATCGTCACGTACCAAGGCAAACTGATGTGGCCTGCTCCGCCCATCATCCGCCAGCCCGCCCTCGCTCCCGCCAAGCCTGCTCCACCC AAGCCCCTCCCGAAGCCCGAGGAGATTGCCTCCATCAACCCGTGGCAGAAGGCCGTCCGCCAGGTCACCGGCAcgtccgtcgccgtcggctcgaccctcgccctcggcaaggTCACCAGCCCGGCGTTCATGTCGCTCATCGGCACCATGGGTCTCGCTGGCCTTGCCGGTTTCACTGCCGTCTGGCGCGTCACGCCCGCCCTTCACAGTCCTTTGATGT CCGTGACGAACGCACTCTCGGGCCTTGTCGGAGTGGGCGGCCTCTTTGCCATCGGCGGCGGATTCATGCCCGAGACGTTGCCGCAGTGGCTTGGTGCCGCCAgtgtcctcctcgccaatCTCA ATGTGTTCGGCGGCTTCTTGATCACCAAGCGCATGCTCGACCTCTTCCGCCGCCCGGGTGATCCTCCCGACTATGGCTGGCTGTgggccgcccccgccgctctgTTCGCGGCCGGTCTCGTGTGGGCCTACTCCACTGGAGAGGCAGGCTTGACCACGGCCGGGTACACGGTCGCCACGTTCCTCAGCATTGGCGCACTGACTGGCCTGAGCTCACAG ACCACCGCCCGCTTCGGCAACACCCTCGGCATTCTCGGTGTCTTCATCGGCTTGCTCACCGCCGTGCTATCAGTGCACTTCACCAAGGAGCAGCTgggccagctcgcggcgctgacggtgattggtggtggtgccgggcTCCTGATCGGCCGCCGTGTGTCTCCCATGGCGCTGCCCCAGACTGTGGCTGCACTGCATagtgtcgtcggcctcgcggctgTCCTCACGTCCGTTGCGTGTGTGCTCGACCCTCACGCCCACGGCGATGTCAACACTCTGTACCTCACCACGGCGTTCCTCGGTGTCCTCATTGGAGGCGTTACCTTCACTG GCTCGCTGGTCGCCTATGGCAAACTCGCTGGTAGATTGTCATCGAAGCCGCTCCGCCTTCCAGGCCGCCATCTCATCAAcacctcgctcctcgcggcgaACACGGCTACGTTTGGCGCTTTCCTGACCCTCGGCCCAGCGTCGCCTGCCATAGCAGCCGCTTGTCTGGCTGGGAACACGCTTCTGTCCTTCATCGGTGGCTACACGACCAGCGCAGCCATCGGCGGTGCCGACATGCCCGTGCTTGTCACCGTGTTGAACGCGTACTCGGGCTTCGCGCTGGTCGCTGAAGGATTCATGCTGGATAACATGCTGCTCACCAGTGTGGGAAGCTTGATTGGTGCCAGTGGCAGCATTCTGAGTTACATCATG TGCAAAGCCATGAACCGGTCCCTCGCGAATGTTATCTTCGGTGGTATcgccccgacgacgactacgactgGCG ACTCGACCAAGGGCCTCGAAGTCACCAAGACGAGCGTCGATGAAGTGGTGGACATGCTGCAGAACGCCGAGACGGTGGTCATCGTTCCAGGCTACGGAATGGCCGTCGCGAAGGCTCAGTACTCCATCGGCGAgatcgtcgccgcgctgcgagCAAAGGGTGTTCAGGTGCGGTTCGGCATCCACCCAGTGGCTGGCCGCATGCCTGGCCAGTGCAATGTCCTCCTGGCCGAAGCTGGTGTGCCCTATGATC TCGTTctcgagatggacgagatcAACGACGACTTCAAGACCACGGACGTGGTGCTCGTCATTGGCGCCAACGACACTGTGAACCccatcgccctcgagccAGGCTCGCCAATCGCGGGCATGCCCGTTCTGTCAGTATGGAACGCAAAGAACGTGGTGGTGATGAAGCGCGGCATGGCGGCTGGGTACGCTGAAGTACCCAATCCGCTCTTCTACTACCCCAACACCAAGATGCTCTTTGGTGATGCGCGGTCAACGTGCGAGGGTCTCAACAGAGCCATCTCAAGTTCGTCCCATTGA